In Brassica napus cultivar Da-Ae chromosome A3, Da-Ae, whole genome shotgun sequence, the sequence AGCTAAGGGAACATTGTAAGTTACCGTGACATCTGTAAAAGGAGTCGCATCTCCTTCTTTTCCCATGTGAGCTGCCACTTTTCCCATGATGCACTCGATAAGCTGACCAATTGTCATCCGAGACGGAATAGCATGCGGGTTCACGATGATATCAGGAGTGACGCCTTCAATTGTCCAAGGCATGTCCTCCTGTGTGTACGTCATGCCAACGGTTCCCTTCTGACCGTGTCTACTACTAAATTTGTCTCCAATCTGAGGAATACGAACTGATCTCACCCTCACTTTCACGAACCTCAAGCCATCTGCATTTGTGGTCAATAACACCTACAAGAGAAGTTCAGAAGGTACATGAATAGAGAACTATCAGAACCCCAGGTTTATGTTTAAACAAGATATGATCAGTTGCCAAAATAGTTCAGTCCTGAAACTAACTAAACTCTAACTGCAAGGAAATACCAAAGTTACCTGATCAACCATTCCGGTTTCACTATGTCGCAAGCTTATACTGTGATCACGTCTAGTGTATCGCGATGATTGACCTTGAGCCTCGTCTTGAGATATTGGAGTGGTTTTCCCAATGATTACATCTTCACCTGAAACTCTGGTACCCTAtacccgaaaagaaaaaaaattgtatgataTACATTCCTAATCAGATCAGATATAACTACTAAAGTAACAATAAGTTTTATACTTACAGGAGGTGCAAGACCATCATCGTCCAGCTTCTCATATGAACCATGTCGCATACCCTGCAGCAGAAACACTAAAGTGTTAAACGCGGCTAACAATAagcaccacatacatatatgagTCGCAAGTGTCAAATTATGTCTTACCATTGTACTTGCTCTATCTGGGCGCCCAAAGTCTTCTTTGACTAGCGTCCCCATTTTTTTCTCCTCATCTCTGCCCACAGAAAGATTGCAGTATAAAAAAATGGACAGACCAAAAGAAAAGGTCCACATGTGTGGCGGCATACTCACCTGTAAGACCGAAAGAACAAGGATCTAAAGAAACCACGATCTATTGAAGACTGATTCATGATGACAGAATCTTCCTGATTATATCCAGAATAGCAAGAAATGGCAACAATAGCATTCTACACAATAAGAGAAAATCAACATTTGAGAGAACTGATAGAAGAATAAAAGCTGGATGCTGAAAGATTTTAAGCAAATTAACTCACAATTCCTGCTGGAAGTTGCCTAAAGTGAAGATGCTCCATAGCTCTTGTGGTGACCAGAGGCTTTTGAGGGTAATAGAGAACATAGGCTAAGGTATCCTGGTTAATAGAACAATGATAACAGTATCATTAAAGCAAGTAGTGTTACAACAAGAGATGGGAGGGAAAGCCTAGAAACATACCATGCGAAATTGGTAATTGGTGACATATATTCCCATCGCTTGCTTTCCCATAGCAGATTGATACGTGTTACGGGGCGactaaattccaaaaaaaacgcAGAAGTGGCAGAAAAAAGTACACGAGATAGTTAGCATAAATTTGAATTTACATAACTAAATTGTTTCTTATAGACAAGTAAATTAAAGAGAGAAAAACCTGATTATGGTCAGGAAATGGTATAATCGAAGCACAAACGCCCAATATCAAAGAAGGGTGAATCTCACAATGTGTGTAAGTTTCGGAATATGCCTCATCGGGACGGAGTCTAGCTTGAACCAGATCCTGAAACAAAACTAGGATTGAGTTTTCTGTGCAAATGAGTGGCCAAAAGATAATATATTCACATTTTCAATTCAACCTTCAGACATTCTATTACTCACATTAATAGTCATGGATATCATAGTAGTCTCCTCTTCCTCTGTGTCAATGTATTCTATAAACCCCTTTGCAACTAGATGATGCCAACCATCTTCTTCTGCACTTTCCTGCGTTATAAAAAGAATGTTGGTTCAATCAAGTTATAAGAAAAGGTATTTTGAGAGCAGAAGACCAAAAATTTACCCTTTGTTGCAAAGCATAGATATCTTTCTTCTTTATTAACAGCCTCTGGTTATCCACAATAAACAAGGGACGACTACAACGACCATAATCAGTGTAAATCCGGAGCTCTTTCAGACGAATATCTCTAACAACGCCAACTTCAGTGTTAACATCAACCTGCAAGAGTAAACGTAATATATCACTTCTACAAAACGTTGCAATTTAGTGGCGAAAATAATTTGCAAACGGGAAAGAAACTGCATGCTTACCCTTCTTCTCAAACGTCTCAAAGTTTTCACCAACATGTCAGGATCTCGATGAACTCCAACCCACATTCCATTGACAAAGATTTTTGTGGCTTGGGGTATTACTGATGGAGAGATTTCCTGCAATTAAGTTAAAACCTTGAGTACCCGAAACAAAGTAACAGAAATTGAGTAAGTAACCAACTGTGAAGTGCTACAAACCTCAAAATTCTCAGTCCCCCATTCTTCCAAGAATTCCAAGATGGGATAAGCAGCTGACCCAACTGTAATGTAGACCATGAGCGCCAAATTTTTCACTAGACCACAAGCCTGGAAAAGCAAAGCCACAATAAGCAATGGAAGTAACTGAAACCCAGAACAATcttatttctataaatttaaCAATTATACCTGTCCTTCAGGTGTTTCAGCAGGGCACATCATACCCCACTGTGAGTTGTGCAGTTGTCTTGGTTTCGCCAATTTTCCTGCCATATACGACTCGATTAGCATTCAAGTGGAAAATGAGAACTACAAGCCAATCTAACTTGCAAggatgtgaataataaattgaACTATGACTAAAATACACGAACTGCACTAACAGAAAAAGTGACACAGCATATAAGTGCAGGAAAAGAACGAGGCCCCTTACCTTCACGCCCAATAGGAGAATTGAGACGCCTCAAATGCGACAAAGTGGAAGCATATGTTAACCGATTTAAAACCTGGTGTAAGTGAAGACTTTTTAGAACCGTAAATCATGTGACAAACTATGATAAACCAAAACTGTAAAGCTAATGCCATATCTAAGGAAATGATCTGAGCTGAAAAaggaagaaacaaataaataaatatcctAACCTGAGAAACTCCAGCTCTTGTGCCAGCAGCGTTTGCCTGGCCCCAGTTCCCAGTAGCAAGAGAATATTTCAGGCCAGAGGTAATTGTTTTTGCCTTAATGGCAAATTGAAGATTGACTTCTTTTCCATTGTCAACGCACTGTTAAAACGACATGAATCAGACTTCCAAACACGGAATAAAAACTACAACTAAACTTCTCGACTCAAGAAAGAGCAACTATGTAAGAGACCTTCTGAACATAAGATCTCACATCCCTCGTTAGCTTTCTGAAAAGCTGCATTAACGAAGATGTTAAGTCAACAAGGGATCCACTAAAATGATAACTTCAAATTCTTCAATGCATGATTATGATGCGAACCATTCTAAACAGCCCTCCAAGTAAAGGACCAGCAAGATCCAGCCTTTTGTTACCATAATGATCCCTATCATCTTCTGGCCTTCGGCCAAGTGCACAAAGCAGCAGCCGGTGTATGATATACCTGAGGGGGTTATTGCATAGTTTGAGCATCAGAAGAACATATGAAATCTCAACCAACACGAATGAGCTGAATATTTACCCAAAATAGTAAGCTTTCTTCGTCTCACAAAACTCCCCAACTCCTACATGAGGAAGCATTTCTTTCTGAAGGATATCTCTTGCATACCTGCAATGATAATATTGCAATTGCAAACCTCCAATATCAACACCACACTAGTTGATATCTTAGATCATAGCACCCAAGTCAATTGGTTCAAATGATCACATACTTTATCCTCTTTTCCTTGCTTACACCCACGCCCATGGGTTGACCACGTTTCCCAATATAGTCGAGTGCAACCTGAAGCAATATGAAGGTTGTCAACTAATTGCAGGATAAAGCCAGAATAAAAATTGATTAACCAAATGAAGAAACAGTGGATACCAGCTGATTTTGAATAACGAAAGCTTCTTCCAAGGAAGGCCTAAGCAACTCCATCATCTGATTGTCGGCAAAATCATAGCAAATATGTTCCAATATGTCCTTATCGGCAACAAATCCTAAGGCACGAAACACTATGATAATGGGAATTTCTGCTTTGATGTATGGTAGAGTACACCGAATATACTGTCCAGATGAACCCTGCATCCATTTGCCACATAGAACGCAACTTTTTTCATCGTATTCTAGAATTTACCAACAAATATTGAGAAAGGATATTGTAAAAGTTATGACTATTAGCTTAATCTTACCCCTTTCGCACTAGCACGAGCAAGCATACGCACAAACATTGTGCTGGGAGGCCTATTTTGGTTCTCAGCCATGGAACGGACTTCAGCAACATATGCATACTTATTTGGCTGTCGCTTCTTGAAAACATAAACATGGTTCGTACTCATCTTCTCCTGGGCAATCAGAACCTTTTCACTGCCATTAATAATAAAGTATCCGCCCTGATCATAAGGACATTCTCCAAGCTCTGTCAAATCTTTCTCAGAGTTCTGAAACAAGGTACAGTAACTAGACCGGAGCATGATGGGAACCTAGGAAAAAATCAATACACTGTCAGAACCATACAGATGATGCAGCTCATTACATCTTCCAcacacaccaaaaaaaaaaaagaagttcacGAACCTTCCCAATGAAAACTTTGGTAAAATCCTGCGTCTCTGTAACTTCCTCACCATCATGCCCTTTCTTTATAACTCTCTTACTAACATCGACATACAAAGGAGCAGAGTAGGTGAGGTTTCTCAACCTTGCAGCCTTGGGGAACAAGGTAGCCGTCTCTCCATCAGATTCCGTCATCATGGGTTTACTCAGATAAATCTGTCCAAAACTAATCTTGTAGATTGTCTGCAGGAAAATGAAGCTCTGTCAGAAAAGAACCAAACACGTTCCTAGTGCTAAAACGCTTCACCACAACATTCAAAACCACTGAAAAATCCACCTTGAGAAAACAAAGAGCTCAAGCACAGAATACAAAAGTGATCTCGAGAGCTCAGCTAGTCGAGAAGCGCAAACACTAATCGCAACGACACTGTACAAGAAGCTAAAACTAGACAGTCTgcagaaaaaaataagataccAAACACATTTACTTAGTGCTAAAACTGATTAGAGCTTCACGCAATACTCAAAACCACTGTAGATACACCTTCAAAATCGAATAACTCAATCATTCAAATCAAATCAGCTACTCAATAAGCCAAACCCTAATTGCAACAAGCCTCTCTACAAGCTAACTCCGAAACAATTCAAAAACCGCCACAAACGTTCGATCCCCCTAAGAAGCCCTAGAACTGAAAAAAACCGAGGAAGGAACCAGCGAAAGCACCTCGGCGAAATCAGATTGCTGGCCAGGATTGTGCTGAGACTCAGGACGGATCTCGATATCCGCAGACTCATCGACGATCTCTTGCATAGTGTTCTGAATAAACTCATCGAAGGAATCGAGCTGCTGGCGAACGAGACCTTTCTCCTCGAAATAGGCAGAGATAACCGCCCAGGCGTCTTCCTGGGTGATCTCCTCATCGTCGTCGTCTTCGATGTAAGTCGGTTCCTGCTCGTATTCGTTATTATACTCCATTGCTATCTGAGAGAGCGCACAACACCACACTGCTCAAGCGAACAGCAAAAGAGGATGAATGAGACGGCCTCGAGTGTTTTTATAAAGGGAGAGGTCGGCTAGCTATTTATGGAACTAACCGGCTCGATTAGATAACCGGTTTCGGGGAATGTGATAGAAACCGTCCGGTTTGATTATAAGGGCGCTTGGACTGGTGAATGACGATAATACCCTTATCTATATAAACAAACTCCCAGCTCTGATATTTTCGGGCGACGGAGAGTGAAGgcggagggagagagagagatgatacCGCAGCAATGGACGCCACCGTGTGGGAGTCAATGCACGCACAAGTATGCAGCTCTTACGCAGATTCCATGTAAGTATCTCCATTGTTGGCTCATTTGTTTGGATGGTTTAGCTATGTAATGATTACAATcgctgtttcgagagttctcgTTAAAATCTGgtaaattatttgaaatggaTTTTGATATGTGAATTAGGTTTCTAATTTCTGGATAATGGATGATTCAGAAGGAAGTCCATTGGTCTACATTTTTGTTTGGGGGAAATGTTATTGTCAGGGTACTTAGCTTATTAAGCCTAATCAATTGTTGTTAGCGATCATACTACTTTACTGAGACATTGTCACATTGGGAGAATGATTACTTCTTTGGTTAGATGAAGATTTGTCCAGAGAAAACTCATTGTAGTAGTTGCACGTGTTGAAAGAACACCGTCTTGCTTCTTGGTTAGTAATGTATATTTGTAGAA encodes:
- the LOC106401389 gene encoding DNA-directed RNA polymerase II subunit 2, with protein sequence MEYNNEYEQEPTYIEDDDDEEITQEDAWAVISAYFEEKGLVRQQLDSFDEFIQNTMQEIVDESADIEIRPESQHNPGQQSDFAETIYKISFGQIYLSKPMMTESDGETATLFPKAARLRNLTYSAPLYVDVSKRVIKKGHDGEEVTETQDFTKVFIGKVPIMLRSSYCTLFQNSEKDLTELGECPYDQGGYFIINGSEKVLIAQEKMSTNHVYVFKKRQPNKYAYVAEVRSMAENQNRPPSTMFVRMLARASAKGGSSGQYIRCTLPYIKAEIPIIIVFRALGFVADKDILEHICYDFADNQMMELLRPSLEEAFVIQNQLVALDYIGKRGQPMGVGVSKEKRIKYARDILQKEMLPHVGVGEFCETKKAYYFGYIIHRLLLCALGRRPEDDRDHYGNKRLDLAGPLLGGLFRMLFRKLTRDVRSYVQKCVDNGKEVNLQFAIKAKTITSGLKYSLATGNWGQANAAGTRAGVSQVLNRLTYASTLSHLRRLNSPIGREGKLAKPRQLHNSQWGMMCPAETPEGQACGLVKNLALMVYITVGSAAYPILEFLEEWGTENFEEISPSVIPQATKIFVNGMWVGVHRDPDMLVKTLRRLRRRVDVNTEVGVVRDIRLKELRIYTDYGRCSRPLFIVDNQRLLIKKKDIYALQQRESAEEDGWHHLVAKGFIEYIDTEEEETTMISMTINDLVQARLRPDEAYSETYTHCEIHPSLILGVCASIIPFPDHNQSPRNTYQSAMGKQAMGIYVTNYQFRMDTLAYVLYYPQKPLVTTRAMEHLHFRQLPAGINAIVAISCYSGYNQEDSVIMNQSSIDRGFFRSLFFRSYRDEEKKMGTLVKEDFGRPDRASTMGMRHGSYEKLDDDGLAPPGTRVSGEDVIIGKTTPISQDEAQGQSSRYTRRDHSISLRHSETGMVDQVLLTTNADGLRFVKVRVRSVRIPQIGDKFSSRHGQKGTVGMTYTQEDMPWTIEGVTPDIIVNPHAIPSRMTIGQLIECIMGKVAAHMGKEGDATPFTDVTVDNISKALHKCGYQMRGFERMYNGHTGRPLTAMIFLGPTYYQRLKHMVDDKIHSRGRGPVQILTRQPAEGRSRDGGLRFGEMERDCMIAHGAANFLKERLFDQSDAYRVHVCETCGLIAIANLKKNSFECRGCKNKTDIVQVHIPYACKLLFQELMSMAIAPRMLTKGLKSAKGRK